The Brassica napus cultivar Da-Ae chromosome C7, Da-Ae, whole genome shotgun sequence genome has a segment encoding these proteins:
- the LOC125590267 gene encoding uncharacterized protein LOC125590267 yields MANIEKLQFPALKVTGENYVRWVTNVKPYLVIKKISEAIKVGNKSPPEHIAEAIIFLKKHLDENLTHDYGDVEDPAVLWQALKDRFDNQKEINLPHALEEWKTLRFQDFQRVRDYNSTILRIVAQLKYCGNPVTEAEMLDKTYNTFHKEHNVLSRIYRKCGYTKFSELMVTLMLAEKNDELLIKNHNSRPTGAKAFPEVNATAVEYSGRRNHTNRGRGRRFNNKRGKPYYPKSIRSNKWVRSEQPHKGKETEEDTTKKSETVCYRCGCKGHWSRTCRTPPHLCKLYQESIKGKAKEVNLTENVEGTSYLESSDFANELD; encoded by the coding sequence atggcaaacatcgagaaactccagttcccggctctaaaagtaaccggcgaaaactatgtcagatgggtcacaaatgtgaaaccttatcttgtaataaaaaagatatctGAAGCTATaaaagtcggtaacaaatcgccacccgagcatatagccgaggcgataatcttcctgaagaagcacttagatgagaatctaactcacgactatggagacgttgaggacccagctgtactatggcaagccttgaaagacagattcgataatcaaaaggaaatcaatctccctcacgctcttgaagagtggaaaaccctgaggtttcaggatttccaaagggttagagattacaattccactatcttgaggatagttgcacaattaaaatattgtggtaaccctgtcaccgaagcagaaatgcttgacaagacatacaataccttccacaaagaacacaacgtcttatcccgaatttacagaaaatgtgggtacaccaaattttctgaattgatggtaacactcatgttggctgaaaagaacgatgagttactaatcaaaaaccataattcccgacccacgggagccaaggcatttcccgaagtgaatgctacggcggtagaatattcgggaaggagaaaccataccaatcgaggtcgtggtcggcgtttcaacaacaaacgtggaaagccttactatcctaaaagtattagatctaacaaatgggttagatctgaacaacctcataaaggcaaagaaaccgaagaggataccacaaagaaaagtgagactgtatgttacagatgtggatgtaaaggacattggtcccgtacctgtcgtactcccccacatttgtgcaagttatatcaagaatccataaaaggaaaggctaaagaggtgaacctcacggaaaacgttgaagggacctcataccttgaatcctctgatttcgcaaatgagctggactag